From a single Lactococcus allomyrinae genomic region:
- the add gene encoding adenosine deaminase: protein MLRPETIAQMPKVELHCHLDGSLSLSCIKTLAKNAKINLNLTDEEILEKAQAPENTRNLLEYLARFDFVLPLLQSYTNLELAAYDVARQAALDNIRYIEIRFAPEQHLLQNLTLEEAVEAVVAGLSRAEENFDIIANALVCGLRQSTLEKLEKLPPIFDHINDSHLVGFDLAGDELNYPQQKFSGLLAQVNARNVHITLHAGECPHCEQNIVDSVNMGATRIGHGIMSKNLPEYQETLISEKIVLEMAPSSNFQTKSVTRIEDYPFKQLYDMGVHVTLNTDNRTVSNTTLQKEYEKISTWYPDFGIEDFEQINHYAIDGAFIDIVEKEALHFKFTDEYKKISD from the coding sequence GTGCTCAGACCAGAAACCATCGCTCAAATGCCCAAAGTTGAACTTCATTGTCATCTTGATGGCTCGCTCAGCCTTTCTTGCATCAAAACACTTGCAAAAAATGCAAAAATTAATCTAAATCTAACAGACGAAGAAATTTTGGAAAAGGCACAAGCACCAGAAAATACACGTAATTTACTGGAATATCTTGCACGTTTTGATTTTGTTCTCCCACTTTTGCAAAGCTACACCAACCTTGAGTTAGCAGCTTATGATGTGGCGCGCCAAGCAGCTTTGGATAATATACGATATATTGAAATTCGATTCGCCCCTGAGCAGCATCTTCTGCAAAATCTAACCCTTGAAGAAGCGGTGGAAGCTGTGGTTGCAGGTTTGTCACGTGCAGAAGAAAATTTTGATATTATTGCTAACGCACTCGTTTGTGGCCTTCGTCAGAGTACATTGGAGAAATTAGAAAAATTGCCTCCTATTTTTGATCATATCAATGACTCTCACCTTGTTGGTTTTGATTTAGCAGGTGATGAGTTAAATTATCCACAGCAGAAATTTTCTGGTTTATTAGCTCAAGTGAATGCTAGAAATGTTCATATCACACTCCACGCTGGTGAATGCCCACATTGTGAACAAAATATTGTCGATTCTGTCAATATGGGAGCAACGCGTATCGGCCATGGAATCATGAGTAAAAATCTACCCGAATATCAAGAAACATTGATTTCCGAAAAGATTGTGTTAGAGATGGCACCAAGTAGCAACTTTCAGACAAAATCGGTCACACGCATTGAGGACTATCCTTTCAAACAGCTCTATGATATGGGCGTACACGTCACTCTAAATACTGATAATCGAACAGTGAGTAATACCACGCTGCAAAAAGAATATGAAAAAATTTCAACTTGGTATCCTGATTTTGGGATAGAGGACTTTGAGCAGATTAATCATTACGCTATTGACGGTGCTTTTATTGATATAGTGGAGAAAGAAGCATTACATTTTAAATTTACTGATGAATATAAAAAAATCTCTGATTAA